A single genomic interval of Stieleria maiorica harbors:
- a CDS encoding metallophosphoesterase, with protein sequence MSETGSSNGYFVSDLHLFSSRSTGDLILPELRQKARQTHTVVLGGDIFDFKWSTHESDEKSVEKAIEWIEDLLDQNEGCEYHYILGNHDSRPEFVKELIALASRHPNFTWHRYFARLDNCLFLHGDVADGPLDHARLDSRREKFERKKKKTGLWHVAYDMAIHARLHRLVVLSIREMVVLRRVKEYVESIGHGLSEGVTDVYFGHTHVELDGIQYQGLCFHNGGAAIRGMKFRIVETTLGAPASVRA encoded by the coding sequence ATGAGTGAAACTGGATCGTCCAACGGTTACTTCGTTTCCGATTTGCATCTGTTTTCCAGCCGTTCGACGGGGGATTTGATCCTGCCGGAACTCCGTCAGAAGGCACGTCAAACGCACACCGTGGTGCTGGGCGGTGACATCTTTGATTTCAAGTGGAGCACGCACGAGAGCGACGAGAAATCGGTGGAAAAGGCCATCGAATGGATCGAGGATTTGTTGGATCAAAACGAGGGTTGTGAATACCACTACATTTTGGGCAATCACGACTCGCGTCCCGAGTTTGTCAAGGAGTTGATTGCGTTGGCGTCGCGACACCCCAATTTCACTTGGCATCGCTACTTTGCCCGTCTGGATAATTGTTTATTTTTGCACGGTGATGTCGCCGACGGGCCACTGGATCATGCGCGTTTAGATTCGCGTCGAGAAAAATTCGAGCGGAAGAAGAAAAAGACGGGATTGTGGCACGTCGCTTATGACATGGCGATTCACGCTCGACTGCACCGTTTGGTCGTGTTGTCGATCCGCGAAATGGTCGTGCTGCGACGTGTGAAAGAGTACGTCGAAAGCATCGGTCATGGTCTTTCCGAGGGCGTGACAGATGTTTACTTCGGACACACCCACGTCGAACTCGATGGCATCCAGTATCAGGGGCTTTGCTTTCACAACGGCGGCGCCGCCATCCGCGGCATGAAGTTTCGGATCGTTGAAACGACACTCGGCGCACCGGCCAGCGTGCGGGCCTGA
- a CDS encoding response regulator gives MNRHGAVKLLYIDDDVLGLKSLTVLMQTLGYQIECAESAAAGLEMIRQEKYDLVLTDMNMPGMNGLRLTQEVKTIAPNTPVIVITGSIDAQHSDQAVDGPDCVLVKPLDLQEFSGQLNRLLNREPTRERH, from the coding sequence ATGAACCGACACGGTGCGGTCAAATTGCTGTACATCGACGACGATGTCCTGGGACTCAAGTCGCTGACAGTTTTGATGCAAACCTTAGGCTATCAAATTGAGTGCGCCGAAAGCGCGGCGGCGGGGCTGGAGATGATCCGCCAAGAGAAGTACGACTTGGTTCTGACCGACATGAACATGCCCGGCATGAACGGCTTGCGACTGACCCAAGAAGTCAAGACGATCGCCCCGAACACGCCCGTCATCGTCATTACCGGCAGCATCGACGCACAGCACAGCGACCAAGCCGTCGACGGACCGGACTGTGTGCTCGTCAAACCGCTGGATTTGCAAGAATTCTCGGGACAACTCAATCGTTTGCTCAACCGCGAACCGACACGCGAGCGGCACTAG
- a CDS encoding ATP-binding protein, translating into MAVRNAIDCDTRFHPNHELAAQVLDSLTVEVAVINTAGAIIATNQAWQDFAVQNGGRPSLTGVGANYLDVCRAIRGGDRFYADRACQGISDVLAGKRHVFTLEYPCHSSTENRWFLLHVSPLKGDSSKAVTAHVSITDRKIVEHQLVETARLAAIGDAMKGLSHKGRNSLQQAQGFIDLLRYSIGDDSDARKLLDRIELAQHRLVGLYEEVLHYAEPMQLNCSIGRLDDVVEEAWASVLPVDDRLRLQHPTQGMDLECEMDRDAMWQVVKTLFDNAAETGSQTTRIDVSYQTGLLNHRPAITMVVSDNGPGIAAADHERVFEPFFTTKTIGTGLGLPRARRIVELHGGQIGLGASVLGGASFYLTLPRQQIAR; encoded by the coding sequence ATGGCAGTTCGCAATGCGATTGACTGCGACACGCGGTTCCACCCCAATCACGAACTCGCAGCACAAGTTCTTGATTCGTTGACGGTCGAGGTGGCGGTGATCAACACGGCCGGGGCGATCATTGCCACGAATCAGGCGTGGCAGGATTTCGCGGTTCAGAACGGTGGCCGTCCCTCGCTGACCGGCGTGGGAGCGAATTATCTGGACGTCTGTCGGGCAATCCGCGGCGGTGATCGGTTCTATGCCGATCGAGCGTGCCAGGGCATCAGCGACGTGCTCGCCGGCAAGCGTCATGTGTTCACGTTGGAATACCCGTGCCACAGTTCGACTGAAAACCGTTGGTTCCTGCTCCATGTCTCGCCGCTGAAAGGAGACTCTTCCAAAGCGGTGACCGCCCACGTGTCGATCACGGATCGAAAGATTGTCGAACATCAATTGGTTGAAACCGCGAGACTGGCGGCCATCGGCGATGCGATGAAAGGGTTAAGCCACAAGGGACGCAATTCGCTGCAACAAGCCCAAGGCTTTATCGATTTGCTGCGCTACTCGATCGGCGACGATTCCGACGCCCGTAAGTTGCTGGATCGAATCGAACTCGCGCAGCATCGGCTGGTCGGTTTGTACGAAGAGGTGTTGCATTATGCCGAACCGATGCAATTGAATTGTTCGATCGGCCGATTGGACGACGTCGTCGAAGAAGCCTGGGCGTCCGTGTTGCCCGTTGACGATCGGTTGAGGCTGCAGCACCCGACGCAAGGCATGGATCTCGAGTGCGAAATGGACCGTGATGCGATGTGGCAGGTGGTGAAAACCCTGTTTGACAACGCCGCCGAAACGGGATCCCAAACGACTCGGATTGACGTGTCGTATCAAACGGGACTGCTGAACCATCGTCCGGCGATCACCATGGTTGTCAGTGACAATGGACCGGGAATCGCCGCGGCGGATCACGAACGAGTCTTCGAGCCCTTTTTCACGACCAAGACGATCGGCACCGGACTGGGCCTGCCCCGGGCGCGGCGGATCGTCGAACTGCACGGCGGCCAAATTGGATTGGGCGCATCGGTGCTGGGCGGGGCAT